The genomic DNA TGCTATCTGAACATCACTGGTTGCTCCAAATAAACTTACTTGAGATGAATTCTCGTTTTCTTGATGTTTATTGCCATATTTAACTGCTTTTTCCAAAAAAGTAATGCCATCACCTTCTTTATGAAAATACTGGGCGCGATGTGTACCTCCAAAACAATCAAAACCTCCAGCTAAAGCTAAATTTTCAAAGGCTTTTTTATTGGCTGCTCTTAAATCGATTCGTTTTGCTAAATCGAAAATAGATTTATACGGGCCATCTTCTTTTCTATTTTCAACAATAGTCATTACGGCACCATGACCAACACCTTTTATAGCTCCCATTCCAAAACGTACCGCATTATCATTATTTACAGAAAACTTATAATACGATTCGTTAACATCTGGTCCCAAAACATCCAATTTCATACGTTTACATTCTTCCATAAAGAACGTAACCTGTTTGATATCGTTCATGTTATTGGATAATACAGCAGCCATATATTCTGCTGGGTAGTGTGCTTTTAAATAAGCAGTTTGGTAAGCAATCCATGCGTAACAGGTGGAGTGAGATTTGTTAAAGGCATAACTTGCAAAGGCTTCCCAATCTTTCCATACCTTTTCTAGCACTTTAGCATCATGTCCATTTGCACTCGCTTGCTCAACAAATTTCGGTTTCATTTTATCCAGTACCGCAATTTGCTTTTTCCCCATCGCCTTACGTAATACATCGGCTTCACCTTTTGTAAATCCAGCTAATTTTTGAGAAAGTAACATCACCTGCTCTTGATACACTGTAATACCGTAAGTTTCTTTTAAATACTCTTCCATTGCTGGTAAATCGTACTCAATATCTTCATCACCATGTTTTCTTCTAACGAAACTTGGAATATATTCCATAGGTCCCGGACGATACAAGGCATTCATGGCAATTAAATCTTCAAAAACTGTTGGCTTTAAATCTCTAAGGTGTTTTTGCATTCCGGGAGATTCATATTGAAACACCCCTACAGTTTCTCCACGTTGGAATAAAGCATAGGTTTCTTCATCATCTAAAGGAAAGGATTCTGGATCCAGTAAAATATTATGTTTTGCTTTTACAATTTTAACAGTATCCTTAATTAAAGTCAGTGTCTTTAACCCCAAAAAATCCATTTTTAATAAGCCAGCATCTTCAACAACCGAGTTATCAAACTGCGTGACGTACAAATCGGAATCTTTAGCTACAGATACGGGTACGAACTTAGTGATATCATCGGGTGTTATAATAACCCCACAGGCATGGATTCCTGTATTTCTCACAGAACCTTCCAGAGCTCGCGCTGTATTAACAGTCTCTGCTTCTAAACCTGATCCTTCAGAAATATTTAAAAGCTCATTAACTTTTTCTAATTCTTCTGCTCTAAACTTGCCTGCCAGCGCTTTTTCGTTTAACCCAAAAATTTTATTAAGTTTAGACATATTAGGTATCAACTTCGCAATTCTATCGGCATCAAACAGAGGCAAATCTAACACACGTGCTGTATCTCGAATGGACGACTTAGCCGCCATAGTACCATAAGTAATAATTTGTGCTACTTGATTAGCACCATACTTATCAATCACATAATCCATAACCCGACTTCTTCCTTCATCATCAAAATCGATATCAATATCTGGCATACTAATACGATCTGGATTCAAGAAACGCTCAAAAAGCAAATCATACTTCAAAGGATCGATATTGGTAATCCACAAGCAGTATGCGGCTACTGATCCGGCAGCAGACCCACGACCCGGTCCTACGGATACATCCATGTTTCGAGCCTCTCGAATAAAATCCTCTACAATTAAGAAATACCCAGGATATCCTGTGTTTTCAATTACGCTTAATTCGAAATCTAACCGTTCGACGACCTCTTCACTAAGCGGTTCTCCATAGCGTTTTTTAGCCCCTTCAAATGTTAAATGTTTTAAATAGGCATTTTCACCACGTTTACCACCATCAGCTAAATCTTCCTCGTGCTTAAATTCATCGGGAATATCAAAAGCTGGTAAAAGGACATCTCTTGCAAGTTGGAATCCTTCAATTTTATCAACTAAGTCACTAATATTTATAATGGCTTCTGGTTGATCATGAAATAATTCCTTCATTTCGTCAGAAGACTTAAAATAATATTCCTGGTTAGGTAACCCATAACGGTAACCTCTTCCTCTACCTATAGGCGTGGCCTGTTTTTCGCCATCTTTTACACATAGTAAAATATCATGTGCATTCGCATCGGCTTGTTTCTGGTAGTATGTATTATTTGTTGCTACCAATTTTACATCATGCTTTTTCGCTAATGCTATCAAAGTTGGGTTTACACGATTTTCATCTTCTTGATTATGTCGCATGAGTTCTACATACAGATCATCTCCGAACTCATTTTTCCACCATAGCAATGCTTCTTCGGCTTGTTTTTCACCTATATTAAGTACTTTACTGGGTACTTCACCATACAAGTTACCAGTAAGGACTATAATGTCTTCCTTATATTGTTGTATGAGTTTTTTATCTATTCTGGGTACATAGTAAAACCCATTAACAAAGGCATGCGAAGATAGTTTTGCAAGATTATGATACCCGTTTTTGTTTTTAGCTATCAACACCACCTGATACCCATTATCTTTTCTTGATTTATCTTCATGGTTTTCGCAAACAAAAAACTCACATCCTACAATGGGTTTTATCAATTGTTTTTCTGACGTCTCACCTCGCTCCTCCGCTTCTGCTATACTCGCCTTTATACTACTATTTTGTTTGTTAACAGCATTTATAAAATGAAACGCACCCATCATATTTGCATGATCGGTGAGCGCCACAGCTGGCATATTATGAGAGGCTGCAGCAGCCACGATGTCTCCAACACTCATAGTAGATTGTAATACAGAAAACTGTGAATGGTTATGAAGGTGTACAAAATCAACATCAGCTAAATCAGATATATTTTTCTTAATATCTTCAGTTGAAACTGTTTCTTGTTTAAGACTTTGAAGACGCTCTCGAATTTTAGCACTTTCTTGTTTAAGATTAACGTGCTTTAATTTTATAAGCTCAATTTCTTTTGGATTGGCTTCGTTAAAATTCTGAAAATACTCAGGTTCTACATCAAGTTGTTCTTTAGTATACTCGCCCAAACGAACCAACTCAAAAAAGCAGCGTGTCGTTGCCTCTACATCGGCCGTTGCATTATGCGCTTCTGCAAAAGGAGTCTTAAATAAAAACTCATGTAATTCGGTTAGTGTTGGGAGTTTAAATTTACCGCCTCGTCCACCGGGAATCTGACACAAACTTGCCGTATGTTCTGTACAGGTATCCAAAACGGGCAATTCCTGTAATGGATTCGCAACATCACCCCGAACAAATTCGGCGCCCATAATGTTTAAATCAAACTTTACATTTTGTCCAACAACAAACTTCGTTTTACTTAAAGCATCATTAAATTTTTCCAGAACTTCTGCTAAAGGGACACCTTGTTCTTGGGCTAATTCTGTAGAAATTCCATGAATTTTCTCAGCATCATAAGGAATATTAAAACCTTCGGGTTGTACCAAATAATCTTGATGATCGATACAGTTCCCCATAGCATCGTGTAACTGCCATGCAATCTGAATACACCTTGGCCAATTATCTGTATCGGTAATAGGTGCATCCCAACGTTTTGGTAATCCAGTAGTTTCTGTATCGAAAATTAAGTACATATCTGTATTTAGATGTTTGGTGTTAAGTCGTTTTAGAATTATTAAACGCAGTTTATAAAAATACAGAATATTATAACTTATGGAAATGAAAGTTATGAACAGTTTTAAACATAAGTTTTAATTTTATTTGTATTATTTTTGAAAGTCATAATATATACTTGTTTATATGAAACTTAAATTATTATTATTCTGTTTTGCTTTTACACTACTAAATATTCAAGCTCAAAATATCCCATTATATGTCGGCACCTATACTAATGGGGAAAGCGAGGGTATTTACCAACTTGAATTCAATACTGAAACAGGAAGCTTAAACAACAAAAAACTGGCTATAAACATAGATAATCCTTCTTTTTTAGCTTATTCTCCAGACAAAAAATACCTGTATTCTGCAAACCAAAGTGAGGACGGGTATGTATCATCATATAAAATCAATAATGACGGTACTTTATTGCTTTTAACACGAGTTAGCAGTAATGGCGAAGGGCCTTGTCATATTTCGATAAATGAACATGGGGATAAAATTGTAGTTTCTAATTACAATGCAGGTACCGTATCTATTTACCCTATCAATAAAGATGGTAGCCTAAAAGAAGCTTCTCAGGTTTTTAATCATAATTCAGAAAATGAAAAATCACATGCGCATTCCGCTAAGTTCTCTAAAGACGATTTGTTTGTTGCCGATTTAGGCAGAAATGCTATTTATCATTATAAAATAACAGACGATAGTTATAAACTCGAATCTCCTTCTATTATTAAAATGGAAGGGAATCCTGGACCACGTCATTTTTCATTAGACAAAAAAAATAAATTCCTATATGTTATTAATGAGTACGGAGGTTCTATTACTTCAATTAAAAAAACAAAAAAAGGCTTTAAGCAAATAGATTTCGATTCTACTTTAGATGAAAATTATAAAGGCAAAAACAAGTGTGCAGACATTCATTTATCTAAAGACGGGCGCTTTTTATATGGCTCTAACCGAGGTGAAAACTCCATTGCAGTTTTTAAGCGTAATACTCGAAACGGTACTTTAGATAAAATTCAAAACATGAGTGTTCATGGGGATTGGCCTCGAAATTTCTCATTGGATCCAACGGGTAAATTCCTTTTGGTAGCCAATAAAAAGAGCAACAATATTAGTGTATTTAAGATAGATAACGAATCCGGAAAACTTACTTTTTTACACTCTATAGATTTACCTGCTCCTGTTTGTTTATTATTTTAAAATTTCTAAACAAAATAAGGTATTAATAATTAAAAAAATATAGTATCTTTGCGCCCTCATTAATAACCGAGGTCGAGAACCTCAAATAATTAATTATTATGCCAGTAAAGATTAGATTACAAAGACACGGTAAAAAAGGAAAACCTTACTACTGGATCGTAGCAGCAGATGCACGTTCAAAAAGAGATGGTAAATACCTAGAAAAATTAGGGGCTTACAATCCAAACACAAACCCAGCAACTATCGAATTAAACATCGATGGTGCGGTACAATGGTTACAGAATGGTGCACAACCAACTGATACAGCCAAAGCTATTTTATCATACAAAGGCGCTTTATTAAAAAATCACCTAGCCGGTGGTGTTAGAAAAGGGGCTTTAACTGAAGAACAAGCAGAAGAAAAATTCAATGCTTGGGTAGAAGAGAAAGCTGGAAAAGTTAGTGCAAAAGCTGATGGTTTAGCTAAAGCTGAAGCAAAAGCAAAAGCAAAAGCTCTTGAAGCTGAAAAAGCGGCTAATGAAGCTCGTATTGCTGCAGCTGCTCCTGTTGTTGAAGAGGAAGTTGCTGAAGATGAAACTCCTGCTGCTGAAGCTGAAGCTTCAAACGAAGAAGAATAAAAAAATAATTTTTTATACTTTTAAACTCCGATATTTTTTATCGGAGTTTTTTATTTAATCAAACTTATATAAGTTTGATTAAATAATTCCCACGAAGGTGGGAATCTCATAAGCTTTAAAAAAATTCCCGCCTTTGCTGGAATGACAAAAAAAATCATTTGTCAATGCGAAAAGAAGATTGTTTTTACTTAGGTAAAATTGTTAAAAAATATAGTTTTAAAGGTGAGGTTTTAGCTAAACTCGACACAGATCAGCCTGAACTTTACGAAAACCTAGATGCTATTTTTTTAAACTTGAGAAATAACCTCGTTCCTTTTTTTATTGAACGCTCACAACTTCATAAATCAGAATTATTACGTATTAAATTTGAAGATGTTGATGAAGAAGCTGATGCAGATGCGATAATGAAAAGTGATTTGTATTTGCCTCTCGATTTACTCCCTAAACTAGAAGGGAATAAATTCTATTTCCATGAAGTCATTGGGTTTACTATTGAAGATGCTAATTATGGAAAAGTAGGAACCATAAAAGCTATAAACGATTCCACTGCACAATCACTTTTTGAAATAGACAGAAATGGTATTGAAATTTTAATTCCTATGAATGACGAGTTTATCGTAAAGGTGGATAGAGGGAATAAAACTATTTTGGTTGAAACACCAGAAGGGCTAATCGACTTATATCTGTAAAGACTTAATATTAAAAAATTTAACCAACAAAATCCAATTCTTTTTTTATTAAACGTAATCCGTATTGAATATGATCCCGTTGCTTCACCAATAACCTGCAAAGTGATAAAGACAAATTAATTTCCTGAAGTAATTCATTATATTTTTCTATACATAATAGCTCAATTTTATAAACAGCATTTAGCAAATCACTATTATCGTCTAGTTGTAATAAATTGCTAAAACTTCTCATATAAAAATGGTATCGTCTTTTTGACATTATTGATTCTTCAACATCTTCACCTAACTTTTTAATTTCATTTTGCAATATTTCACTAAAATTACATCGTTCTAAACTTTTTTCTTTTAACAAGGCCTTTATATTCATCTCAGAGACTTTTTCGTATGTTTTTATATAGATTTTTTCAATAACTTTATTCATTAAAAAGATGTCATTCAACTTCACTAAAATTTTATTTTCTTTTTTCATTTTCTTCAATTAAGCCTCTGTTTTTTTTATATACGTTAGCTATAAAACAAACGGATATCTTTAACATTAATTTTAATATACTTTTATGATTTTTGCTTCATAACATCTTTTTATTTTATACTATTGCCTTAAATTTCAAACATAATGTTATGTCTAAAAAACCTTTTGTTTTTAAACAATTTTCAGTAAATCAAGAGCGATGCGCCATGAAAATTGGTACCGATAGTGTTTTACTAGGTGCTTGGACATCCGTTAAAGATAATACATTTTCAGTATTGGATATTGGTGCCGGCACTGGTATTTTATCACTTATGTTAGCACAACGAAGCCATGCGGAAGTTATTGATGCCATAGAAATTGATGACGGCGCTTATGAAGAATGTGTCGATAATTTTGAACAATCGCCTTGGGGAGACAGATTGTTTTGTTATCATGCTGCACTTGAAGAATTTGTTAATGAGATAGACGATAAATACGACCTCATCATTTCCAATCCTCCTTTTTATTCTCCCTCTCTGGCTTCGCCATCTCTCCCAGAAGGAGAGAAATTGATGTCTAACGCACGAAAAACAGCACGTTTTCAAGATGCCATGCCATTTGATCATTTAATTGAAAGTGTCTCAAAATTATTATCAGAAGACGGTATTTTTTCAGTAATTATTCCATTTAAAGAAGAAGAAAAACTAATTCATTTAGCTTCAAAACTCAATCTCATTCCAAACAAAATACTGCACATAAAAGGAACTCCAACTTCCGAAATTAAGCGAAGTTTAATTGAATTTTCTTTCTCTAAGAGCGATCTAAAAACTGACAGTTTAATTATTGAAACATCAAGACATCAATATACTGAGGATTACATAAATCTTACTAAAGATTTTTACTTAAAAATGTAATTGAATCCATATGAATTAACTAAATTTGGGCTGTAAAAATGTTGAATTATTAATAAAACAGCATTTTTATTAATAATTTGATTTTAAACACACTTAAATTTAGTCTTTATGCGACCAGACTTATTCGAAGCTCCCGATTATTACAACCTTGATGAGTTACTAACAGATGAACATAAATTAGTACGAGATGCCGCTCGTGAATGGGTAAAACGTGAGGTGTCTCCAATTATTGAAGACTACGCACAAAAAGCAGAATTTCCGACACAAATCATTAACGGCTTAGCAGAAATTGGTGCTTTTGGCCCTTATATCCCTATGGAATATGGTGGTGCAGGATTAGATCAAATTTCTTATGGTTTAATCATGCAAGAAATAGAGCGTGGTGACTCAGGTGTTAGAAGTACAGCTTCTGTTCAATCTTCATTAGTTATGTATCCTATTTGGAAATACGGGAATGAGGAACAACGCCAAAAATATTTACCAAAATTAGCCAGTGGTGAGTGGATAGGTTGTTTTGGTTTAACAGAGCCTGATCACGGCAGCAACCCTGGTGGCATGGTTACAAACTTTAAAGATATGGGAGACCATTATCTTTTAAATGGTGCCAAAATGTGGATTAGTAATGCACCATTTGCTCAAGTTGCAGTGGTATGGGCAAAAAATGAAGAAGGACGTATTCATGGGTTAATTGTTGAGCGTGGCATGGAAGGTTTTACAACCCCAGAAACTCATAATAAATGGTCACTACGTGCTTCTGCAACTGGTGAACTTATTTTTGATAATGTTAAAGTACCAAAAGAAAACTTACTTCCTAATAAATCTGGATTAGGCGCTCCCCTAGGCTGCCTAGACTCTGCGCGCTATGGTATTGCGTGGGGCGCTATTGGAGCTGCTATGGATTGCTATGATACGGCACTTCGATACAGTAAAGAACGTATGCAATTTGGAAAACCTATTGGTCAGTTTCAATTGCAACAAAAAAAATTAGCAGAAATGATTACCGAAATTACCAAAGCACAATTGCTAACTTGGAGACTTGGTGTTTTACGTAATGACAGTAAAGCAACATCTGCACAAATATCTATGGCAAAACGTAATAATGTAGACATGGCTATAAATATTGCTCGAGAAGCCAGACAAATGCTTGGAGGTATGGGTATTACAGGAGAATACAGCATTATGCGCCATTCTATGAATCTGGAGAGTGTCATTACTTATGAAGGCACACACGATATACATTTACTTATTACTGGTTTAGATATTACTGGGCTAAATGCTTTCAAATAATCATAGCTTTTTATCTTAATATATTTTACGAAAACGTTTTCTTATAAAATTATTGGAGAACTGACTTTTGACATGTTTTTAATATCATTCGCATTTTAACTTTGTTCGCGAATTTGAATACTATACAGTATTCCAACCTTTAAAATCATGCGAGAATCAAGACAAGACATTATTCAGTTTATTAACTTACAGTTAGCTTCATTAGGTCAACCAACTTTTAAAGATAAGCCAGAAAGTGCTGATAAATTTTTAGATCCAAAATTTGAAAAATCTACCAGAGCTCTTATCATGAGTCTGAGAGAGAAATCAAGATTATTGGCAGATCATCAGGCACCAGCAGACTCAAGGATTCAAAATTTTATTGACGATTATTTAAAAGATGTTTCAATAAACAAATCGTTAAAACTACCAAATAACACATTGATTTTATCAAAAAAAGGACAAGCCCGAGAGGTTAGTTTACCTCCAGATGGAAATTCTTTTAAAAGTGATTTAGTAACATCAAATCGTGTAAAACAAGGTATTTTAAATAATCCATTACATGATAAAAGAACTACAAAAGGCACCTTTCATATTGTAGAAGGAGATTTACCTGTTCCTCTTGACAAAAAAGAAGTTCCAAAAATTGCATTTGCACATTTTTTACATGCTGCTTTTAACCCTTCAGATGATTTAAAAATACTTCCTTTTACTTCTAACCAAGAAGATCAAGCAAAAACAATGGTTTCTATGTTATTAAGACCAACTGTTTGTCCTGAGGTTTCAGGAATTATTACTAAAAAATCATTAGAAGTTCGCTTTTTTGTCCCTGGTACTTTGGTGAGTAATCTTGACTTTGTAGAATCTATTTTTGGAAACGCTGGAGACCCTAATTTAGTGCATAATGACGCAGCATTAGATACTGAACATTGGACAGGTCATACAGGCTGTATCATTTTAGCTCCACAATTAAAAACCTTAAAGAAAAAAGATGTTGGGTTACCTCATTTTGATGATGCTACAGAACGTCAAAGAAAAGATGGCATGTGCTGGAAAGATGAGAATGAACTTTATAACGACGGAGGTGCTTTTAAAATTACTTGTAGGGATGATAGAGGTGTTGTAATTACTCTTATTGCAGATAATTATTACGGTTATTCAAAAAAAGAAATCAAAACACAAATAAGTTACTCTGCAAATCTATTTGGTATACTTGAAGAAGAACACGCAGGAGGTGCTATAGCGTTTGCAAGAAGAGTCATGGGTGACACTTTAGACGGTAAAGATTATTCCGAATATCATGATTTTCGTTACAACTTTGAAGACGTAAAAGAATTATTAGCCGATAGAATAGAGGTTCAGCCAGAGAATTACGCAATCGATAAGAAATACCCCAACATCATTTACATTCCTGAATTTTCGTATGTGAATATCAACACAAATAGTATTACATGGACGCATAATAATGAAAAACAAAAATTAATACTATCCCCTCATAAAACCTATGTACACCCAACCGGAAATAAATTTAGATTAGAAAAACATAAGTCAATCGATTTATGGCGAATTGTAGACACGTTTGCAGAAGGCGTTTTCTGTCATAAGCCTTGCACAGTGTCTGGTGGAGGTAAATCTGAGATTTCAAAATCTATGCAAAATGCTATCACGTATAGCCCGTTCAACATTCATAATATAGATGAAGATTTTAAAAAAGCAGATGATATTATAGAATTTGATTATTCTACACGATGGAAAATCAAAGATCCTAAAAGACCTAAGTCTAGACCCTTCTTAAGCGAAGATAGAACCTTAAGTTCTGCTGTTAAATTACTCATCCCTTCTAAAGAAAACTCAGATGAATTCAATGAATTTTTAGAGAACATCCCAGTACATATCCGTTCTTTAGTTTTATTTGTTAAACGATTATACAGGCAAGCTCATGGTGTTCTAAACTGGAAAGATTATATGTCTGTAGAAATTATTAACGGAGAAAAAGGTACAGGTCTTTTACATAACAACACTCCAGTTGTAGGTAGTTATGTGCGTATTGGGTTTAACCAAAAAGGAAATTGGATGCTAAACAAACTAAGGTCTGATTTCTCTCCAAGTGAAAAAATTCAGACTGAAGATGATATTTCAGCATCCATAACATTGCCTAGACATCTGTTTAAAAACTTAAATCCAGAATTTGATAACAAAAGTGTTAAAGTGCTTACCAACTGTGAAGCTCATTTATTCCAAAGACCCGATGAAGCTGTAGTTAGAGGTTACG from Flavivirga abyssicola includes the following:
- a CDS encoding DUF2383 domain-containing protein — encoded protein: MKKENKILVKLNDIFLMNKVIEKIYIKTYEKVSEMNIKALLKEKSLERCNFSEILQNEIKKLGEDVEESIMSKRRYHFYMRSFSNLLQLDDNSDLLNAVYKIELLCIEKYNELLQEINLSLSLCRLLVKQRDHIQYGLRLIKKELDFVG
- a CDS encoding acyl-CoA dehydrogenase family protein; translation: MRPDLFEAPDYYNLDELLTDEHKLVRDAAREWVKREVSPIIEDYAQKAEFPTQIINGLAEIGAFGPYIPMEYGGAGLDQISYGLIMQEIERGDSGVRSTASVQSSLVMYPIWKYGNEEQRQKYLPKLASGEWIGCFGLTEPDHGSNPGGMVTNFKDMGDHYLLNGAKMWISNAPFAQVAVVWAKNEEGRIHGLIVERGMEGFTTPETHNKWSLRASATGELIFDNVKVPKENLLPNKSGLGAPLGCLDSARYGIAWGAIGAAMDCYDTALRYSKERMQFGKPIGQFQLQQKKLAEMITEITKAQLLTWRLGVLRNDSKATSAQISMAKRNNVDMAINIAREARQMLGGMGITGEYSIMRHSMNLESVITYEGTHDIHLLITGLDITGLNAFK
- a CDS encoding tRNA1(Val) (adenine(37)-N6)-methyltransferase, which encodes MSKKPFVFKQFSVNQERCAMKIGTDSVLLGAWTSVKDNTFSVLDIGAGTGILSLMLAQRSHAEVIDAIEIDDGAYEECVDNFEQSPWGDRLFCYHAALEEFVNEIDDKYDLIISNPPFYSPSLASPSLPEGEKLMSNARKTARFQDAMPFDHLIESVSKLLSEDGIFSVIIPFKEEEKLIHLASKLNLIPNKILHIKGTPTSEIKRSLIEFSFSKSDLKTDSLIIETSRHQYTEDYINLTKDFYLKM
- a CDS encoding 30S ribosomal protein S16 → MPVKIRLQRHGKKGKPYYWIVAADARSKRDGKYLEKLGAYNPNTNPATIELNIDGAVQWLQNGAQPTDTAKAILSYKGALLKNHLAGGVRKGALTEEQAEEKFNAWVEEKAGKVSAKADGLAKAEAKAKAKALEAEKAANEARIAAAAPVVEEEVAEDETPAAEAEASNEEE
- the rimM gene encoding ribosome maturation factor RimM (Essential for efficient processing of 16S rRNA) encodes the protein MRKEDCFYLGKIVKKYSFKGEVLAKLDTDQPELYENLDAIFLNLRNNLVPFFIERSQLHKSELLRIKFEDVDEEADADAIMKSDLYLPLDLLPKLEGNKFYFHEVIGFTIEDANYGKVGTIKAINDSTAQSLFEIDRNGIEILIPMNDEFIVKVDRGNKTILVETPEGLIDLYL
- a CDS encoding lactonase family protein: MKLKLLLFCFAFTLLNIQAQNIPLYVGTYTNGESEGIYQLEFNTETGSLNNKKLAINIDNPSFLAYSPDKKYLYSANQSEDGYVSSYKINNDGTLLLLTRVSSNGEGPCHISINEHGDKIVVSNYNAGTVSIYPINKDGSLKEASQVFNHNSENEKSHAHSAKFSKDDLFVADLGRNAIYHYKITDDSYKLESPSIIKMEGNPGPRHFSLDKKNKFLYVINEYGGSITSIKKTKKGFKQIDFDSTLDENYKGKNKCADIHLSKDGRFLYGSNRGENSIAVFKRNTRNGTLDKIQNMSVHGDWPRNFSLDPTGKFLLVANKKSNNISVFKIDNESGKLTFLHSIDLPAPVCLLF
- the dnaE gene encoding DNA polymerase III subunit alpha — translated: MYLIFDTETTGLPKRWDAPITDTDNWPRCIQIAWQLHDAMGNCIDHQDYLVQPEGFNIPYDAEKIHGISTELAQEQGVPLAEVLEKFNDALSKTKFVVGQNVKFDLNIMGAEFVRGDVANPLQELPVLDTCTEHTASLCQIPGGRGGKFKLPTLTELHEFLFKTPFAEAHNATADVEATTRCFFELVRLGEYTKEQLDVEPEYFQNFNEANPKEIELIKLKHVNLKQESAKIRERLQSLKQETVSTEDIKKNISDLADVDFVHLHNHSQFSVLQSTMSVGDIVAAAASHNMPAVALTDHANMMGAFHFINAVNKQNSSIKASIAEAEERGETSEKQLIKPIVGCEFFVCENHEDKSRKDNGYQVVLIAKNKNGYHNLAKLSSHAFVNGFYYVPRIDKKLIQQYKEDIIVLTGNLYGEVPSKVLNIGEKQAEEALLWWKNEFGDDLYVELMRHNQEDENRVNPTLIALAKKHDVKLVATNNTYYQKQADANAHDILLCVKDGEKQATPIGRGRGYRYGLPNQEYYFKSSDEMKELFHDQPEAIINISDLVDKIEGFQLARDVLLPAFDIPDEFKHEEDLADGGKRGENAYLKHLTFEGAKKRYGEPLSEEVVERLDFELSVIENTGYPGYFLIVEDFIREARNMDVSVGPGRGSAAGSVAAYCLWITNIDPLKYDLLFERFLNPDRISMPDIDIDFDDEGRSRVMDYVIDKYGANQVAQIITYGTMAAKSSIRDTARVLDLPLFDADRIAKLIPNMSKLNKIFGLNEKALAGKFRAEELEKVNELLNISEGSGLEAETVNTARALEGSVRNTGIHACGVIITPDDITKFVPVSVAKDSDLYVTQFDNSVVEDAGLLKMDFLGLKTLTLIKDTVKIVKAKHNILLDPESFPLDDEETYALFQRGETVGVFQYESPGMQKHLRDLKPTVFEDLIAMNALYRPGPMEYIPSFVRRKHGDEDIEYDLPAMEEYLKETYGITVYQEQVMLLSQKLAGFTKGEADVLRKAMGKKQIAVLDKMKPKFVEQASANGHDAKVLEKVWKDWEAFASYAFNKSHSTCYAWIAYQTAYLKAHYPAEYMAAVLSNNMNDIKQVTFFMEECKRMKLDVLGPDVNESYYKFSVNNDNAVRFGMGAIKGVGHGAVMTIVENRKEDGPYKSIFDLAKRIDLRAANKKAFENLALAGGFDCFGGTHRAQYFHKEGDGITFLEKAVKYGNKHQENENSSQVSLFGATSDVQIAEPEVPPCEEWGTMEKLAQEREVVGVYISGHPLDDFKTEMKTFCNGAIAMFNNLEPYVNREIVFGGVVTDVQHRVSKQGKGWGMFTVEDYTDSFEFRIFGEEYLKFRHFLMKNNFVFVKSFIREGWVNKDTGKKSDPRLQFNSFQLLHDVMENYAKKLSIQLNIKDLHEESILRLKELLQMHPGNQALNFVVYDNKDKIKLQMPSRRQKVKVSQELLSELESQDVMFKLN